The following are encoded in a window of Numida meleagris isolate 19003 breed g44 Domestic line chromosome 13, NumMel1.0, whole genome shotgun sequence genomic DNA:
- the MSRB1 gene encoding methionine-R-sulfoxide reductase B1, whose amino-acid sequence MSFCSFFGGEVFKDHFEPGVYVCARCGYELFSSRAKYEHSSPWPAFTETIHEDSVAKRKERPGALKVSCGKCGNGLGHEFLNDGPQRGQSRFUIFSSSLKFIPKGKPDKDPKEK is encoded by the exons ATGTCGTTCTGCTCCTTTTTCGGAGGCGAGGTGTTCAAGGACCACTTCGAGCCGG GCGTGTACGTGTGCGCCCGGTGCGGCTACGAGCTGTTCTCCAGCCGCGCCAAGTACGAGCACTCGTCCCCGTGGCCAGCCTTCACCGAGACCATCCACGAGGACAGCGTGGCCAAGCGCAAAGAGCGTCCGGGAGCCTTAAAG GTGTCCTGCGGCAAGTGCGGCAACGGGCTGGGCCACGAGTTCCTCAATGACGGCCCCCAGCGGGGGCAGTCCCGGTTCTGAATATTCAGCAGCTCGCTGAAATTCATCCCTAAAG GCAAACCAGACAAAGACCCGAAAGAGAAGTAA
- the LOC110405950 gene encoding testis-expressed protein 2-like isoform X3, protein MLRHRRLERSEPPPGTGHPNRLPRLGVGPSAHLQHRSQPRPRPSLPIIGISPSIPALALLPRHRILSSSGTGTAPHLPFPPALFSTAAPAPLVLPRHRDRPIPAAPGAAIRAAPSTMRAMADQAAVAAEASPTLAPSPGSPRHKDINATKSHPASTREDGSGREGSGILFPMEGDTKPLTMLLADVPRGPQPRLGPSKSRTAPSSPSVSPSESRAALLRLREARLEDTKRRLSEAVQEPLSRLSRLMAEESGPAARAKAGGSPGRGESGGRGDGGQRARDWSPWEPTLNCRYEICSYGDVIQVVEVAQRKDEPQEQPPPSALPGGTVPGRALACVALLTYGYLVLPLPPYAAGLCLGLICGLLLGLLAVLLLLLKPPPLPRLRPELLPGSPRGAHSLQGWLNQLHSYDPELYHPSLTHSVLATLDGATLKLSYPKSNIPRQATFAEEILDVAFVSHRCYDMSGAKVSLCPPNLARKRLWNKKYPICILFPERTDTEHRSSDEQGTELPGDEGMRKPQAPGQDIPGDCRERCLYLFGRTGREKEEWYHQFLRACRGTPSSSRGEARPGKEPAAQSGASSIGGSTEDIPSAIRSKELAGIFQQKMFLDYSTYMAQFVPAEAGSSPDQSPPHSTLGSPAPTKLSEDVARCSEGCVAWVNALIGRIFWDFLRERYWAEQVSSKIQKKLSKIKLPYFMNELTLTELDMGTSIPSILSASKPTINDRGLWVDMEVTYSGSLQMTLETKMNLCKLGKEGAAEDSGQVEPSGEGTKPRLILLADSDAESSSAGSSDEEDIVTAEPAGAPGERVPPPGTEGHVSSNSTGRKILRFVDKIAKSKYFQKATENEFIKKKIEEVSNTPLLLMVEVQELAGTLAVNVPPPPTDRVWYSFRVPPQLELKVCPKLGEREVTFVHVTEWIEKKLQHEFQKILVMPNMDDLIIPIMHSGLNPQPLTGELPRDLPARGEKRL, encoded by the exons ATGCTTCGGCACAGGCGGCTGGAACGAAGCGAGCCGCCGCCCGGCACCGGCCATCCAAACCGCTTACCGAGACTAGGAGTAGGTCCGTCCGCTCACCTCCAGCACCGGTcccagccccggccccggcctTCCCTGCCCATCATCGGCATCAGCCCTTCGATACCGGCACTGGCTCTTCTTCCCCGGCACAGGATCCTGTCCTCGTCCGGCACCGGGACTGCTCCACACCTGCCCTTTCCCCCGGCACTGTTCTCCACGGCAGCACCGGCACCCCTCGTCCTTCCCCGGCACCGGGACCGACCCATCCCGGCGGCACCGGGCGCTGCCATCCG gGCAGCACCGTCGACGATGAGAGCGATGGCAGACCAGGCTGCAGTGGCGGCGGAGGCCTCTCCAACCCTGGCACCATCCCCGGGCTCTCCTCGACACAAGGACATCAATGCGacaaagtcccatccagccaGCACCAGGGAGGATGGCAGTGGCAGGGAGGGCAGCGGTATCCTATTCCCCATGGAGGGGGACACGAAGCCCCTCACCATGCTCCTGGCTGACGTCCCACGAGGCCCCCAACCGCGGCTGGGCCCATCTAAGTCCCGCACGGCCCCGTCCTCCCCCAGCGTGTCCCCATCCGAGAGCCGGGCCGCGCTGCTCCGGCTGCgggaggccaggctggaggacACCAAGAGGCGGCTGTCAGAGGCCGTGCAGGAACCCCTCAGCCGTCTGAGCCGCCTGATGGCTGAGGAAAGCGGCCCTGCAGCCCGGGCAAAGGCAGGGGGCAGCCCGGGGAGAGGAGAATCGGGGGGAAGAGGGGACGGGGGGCAGCGGGCACGGGACTGGAGCCCCTGGGAACCCACCCTGAACTGCCGCTATGAGATCTGTTCCTACGGGGATGTCATCCAGGTGGTGGAGGTGGCACAGCGCAAGGACGAGCCCCAGGAGCAGCCACCGCCATCGGCCCTGCCCGGGGGCACGGTGCCAGGCCGGGCCTTGGCCTGCGTCGCACTGCTCACCTACGGTTACCTGGTGCTGCCGCTGCCGCCCTATGCTGCAGGCCTCTGCCTGGGTCTCATCTGCGGCCTGTTGCTGGGCCTGCTCGCtgtcctgctcctcctgctgaaGCCACCGCCGCTGCCGCGCCTGCGCCCTGAGCTGCTCCCGGGCAGCCCACGGGGAGCCCACAGCCTGCAG ggctggctgaACCAGCTGCACTCCTATGACCCTGAGCTGTACCACCCGTCACTCACACACTCGGTGCTGGCCACGCTGGACGGAGCCACCCTCAAGCTGTCCTACCCCAAAAGCAACATCCCACGCCAGGCCACTTTCGCGGAGGAGATCCTCGATGTCGCCTTCGTCAGCCATCGCTGCTACGATATGAGCGGTGCCAAG GTTTCCCTCTGCCCCCCAAACTTGGCCCGAAAGCGACTGTGGAACAAGAAGTACCCCATCTGCATCCTCTTCCCAGAGCGGACGGACACAGAGCACAGAAGCAGCGATgagcagggcacagagctgccaggggATGAAGGGATGAGGAAGCCACAGGCACCTGGCCAGGACATCCCAGGGGATTGCAGAGAAAGGTGCCTGTACCTCTTTGGGAGgacaggaagggagaaggaggagtGGTACCATCAATTCCTGCGAGCCTGCCGTGGGacccccagcagcagccgcgGTGAAGCCAGGCCAG gcaAGGAACCAGCTGCACAGAGTGGTGCCAGCAGTATTGGTGGGAGCACCGAGGACATTCCCTCTGCCATCAGATccaaggagctggctggaaTCTTTCAGCAGAAGATGTTTCTGGATTACAGCACCTACATGGCCCAATTTGTGCCAGcggaggcagggagcagcccagATCAGAGCCCCCCTCACAGCACgctgggcagccctgcaccCACCAAG CTCAGCGAGGACGTGGCCAGGTGCAGTGAGGGCTGCGTGGCCTGGGTGAATGCGCTGATAGGGCGCATCTTCTGGGACTTCCTTCGGGAGCGATACTGGGCTGAGCAGGTGTCCAGCAAGATCCAGAAAAAGCTGAGCAAGATCAAG CTCCCATATTTCATGAATGAGCTGACACTGACAGAGCTGGACATGGGCACATCCATCCCTTCCATCCTCAGCGCCTCCAAGCCCACCATCAATGACCGAG GTCTCTGGGTGGACATGGAGGTCACCTACAGTGGCTCATTGCAGATGACACTTGAGACAAAGATGAACCTCTgcaagctggggaaggagggtgCTGCAGAGGACAGTGGCCAAGTGGAGCCAAGTGGAGAGGG GACCAAGCCTCGGCTCATCCTACTGGCAGACAGCGATGCAGAGTCATCCAGTGCTGGCTCCTCCGATGAGGAGGACATTGTCACTGCAGAGCCCGCTGGAGCCCCAGGGGAGCGAGTCCCGCCACCTGGCACTGAAGg CCATGTCAGCAGCAACAGCACGGGCCGGAAGATCCTGCGCTTTGTAGATAAGATTGCCAAGTCCAAGTACTTCCAGAAGGCCACGGAAAATGAGTTCATCAAAAAGAAGATCGAGGAAGTTTCCAACACACCACTGCTGCTGATGGTGgaggtgcaggagctggcaggcaCCTTGGCCGTGAATGTGCCGCCGCCACCAACTGACCGTGTCTG GTACAGCTTCCGTGTCCCACcccagctggagctgaaggTGTGCCCAAAGCTGGGTGAGAGGGAGGTAACATTTGTACATGTCACTGAGTGGATTGAGAAGAAGCTGCAGCATGAATTTCAG AAAATTTTGGTGATGCCAAATATGGATGATCTCATCATTCCAATCATGCACTCTGGCCTGAATCCTCAGCCACTCACTGGGGAGCTGCCCAGGGACCTACCAGCCAGGGGAGAGAAGAGGCTCTGA
- the LOC110405950 gene encoding testis-expressed protein 2-like isoform X1, producing the protein MAASGPWAAMCCASTWHQAELLPPLPSAAPSTMRAMADQAAVAAEASPTLAPSPGSPRHKDINATKSHPASTREDGSGREGSGILFPMEGDTKPLTMLLADVPRGPQPRLGPSKSRTAPSSPSVSPSESRAALLRLREARLEDTKRRLSEAVQEPLSRLSRLMAEESGPAARAKAGGSPGRGESGGRGDGGQRARDWSPWEPTLNCRYEICSYGDVIQVVEVAQRKDEPQEQPPPSALPGGTVPGRALACVALLTYGYLVLPLPPYAAGLCLGLICGLLLGLLAVLLLLLKPPPLPRLRPELLPGSPRGAHSLQGWLNQLHSYDPELYHPSLTHSVLATLDGATLKLSYPKSNIPRQATFAEEILDVAFVSHRCYDMSGAKVSLCPPNLARKRLWNKKYPICILFPERTDTEHRSSDEQGTELPGDEGMRKPQAPGQDIPGDCRERCLYLFGRTGREKEEWYHQFLRACRGTPSSSRGEARPATRPAHVPMSPGKEPAAQSGASSIGGSTEDIPSAIRSKELAGIFQQKMFLDYSTYMAQFVPAEAGSSPDQSPPHSTLGSPAPTKLSEDVARCSEGCVAWVNALIGRIFWDFLRERYWAEQVSSKIQKKLSKIKLPYFMNELTLTELDMGTSIPSILSASKPTINDRGLWVDMEVTYSGSLQMTLETKMNLCKLGKEGAAEDSGQVEPSGEGTKPRLILLADSDAESSSAGSSDEEDIVTAEPAGAPGERVPPPGTEGHVSSNSTGRKILRFVDKIAKSKYFQKATENEFIKKKIEEVSNTPLLLMVEVQELAGTLAVNVPPPPTDRVWYSFRVPPQLELKVCPKLGEREVTFVHVTEWIEKKLQHEFQKILVMPNMDDLIIPIMHSGLNPQPLTGELPRDLPARGEKRL; encoded by the exons ATGGCAGCCTCAGGTCCTTGGGCAGCAATGTGCTGCGCCTCGACGTGGCACCAAGCTGAGCtgctccctcctcttccctcgGCAGCACCGTCGACGATGAGAGCGATGGCAGACCAGGCTGCAGTGGCGGCGGAGGCCTCTCCAACCCTGGCACCATCCCCGGGCTCTCCTCGACACAAGGACATCAATGCGacaaagtcccatccagccaGCACCAGGGAGGATGGCAGTGGCAGGGAGGGCAGCGGTATCCTATTCCCCATGGAGGGGGACACGAAGCCCCTCACCATGCTCCTGGCTGACGTCCCACGAGGCCCCCAACCGCGGCTGGGCCCATCTAAGTCCCGCACGGCCCCGTCCTCCCCCAGCGTGTCCCCATCCGAGAGCCGGGCCGCGCTGCTCCGGCTGCgggaggccaggctggaggacACCAAGAGGCGGCTGTCAGAGGCCGTGCAGGAACCCCTCAGCCGTCTGAGCCGCCTGATGGCTGAGGAAAGCGGCCCTGCAGCCCGGGCAAAGGCAGGGGGCAGCCCGGGGAGAGGAGAATCGGGGGGAAGAGGGGACGGGGGGCAGCGGGCACGGGACTGGAGCCCCTGGGAACCCACCCTGAACTGCCGCTATGAGATCTGTTCCTACGGGGATGTCATCCAGGTGGTGGAGGTGGCACAGCGCAAGGACGAGCCCCAGGAGCAGCCACCGCCATCGGCCCTGCCCGGGGGCACGGTGCCAGGCCGGGCCTTGGCCTGCGTCGCACTGCTCACCTACGGTTACCTGGTGCTGCCGCTGCCGCCCTATGCTGCAGGCCTCTGCCTGGGTCTCATCTGCGGCCTGTTGCTGGGCCTGCTCGCtgtcctgctcctcctgctgaaGCCACCGCCGCTGCCGCGCCTGCGCCCTGAGCTGCTCCCGGGCAGCCCACGGGGAGCCCACAGCCTGCAG ggctggctgaACCAGCTGCACTCCTATGACCCTGAGCTGTACCACCCGTCACTCACACACTCGGTGCTGGCCACGCTGGACGGAGCCACCCTCAAGCTGTCCTACCCCAAAAGCAACATCCCACGCCAGGCCACTTTCGCGGAGGAGATCCTCGATGTCGCCTTCGTCAGCCATCGCTGCTACGATATGAGCGGTGCCAAG GTTTCCCTCTGCCCCCCAAACTTGGCCCGAAAGCGACTGTGGAACAAGAAGTACCCCATCTGCATCCTCTTCCCAGAGCGGACGGACACAGAGCACAGAAGCAGCGATgagcagggcacagagctgccaggggATGAAGGGATGAGGAAGCCACAGGCACCTGGCCAGGACATCCCAGGGGATTGCAGAGAAAGGTGCCTGTACCTCTTTGGGAGgacaggaagggagaaggaggagtGGTACCATCAATTCCTGCGAGCCTGCCGTGGGacccccagcagcagccgcgGTGAAGCCAGGCCAG CCACCAGACCTGcacatgtccccatgtccccaggcaAGGAACCAGCTGCACAGAGTGGTGCCAGCAGTATTGGTGGGAGCACCGAGGACATTCCCTCTGCCATCAGATccaaggagctggctggaaTCTTTCAGCAGAAGATGTTTCTGGATTACAGCACCTACATGGCCCAATTTGTGCCAGcggaggcagggagcagcccagATCAGAGCCCCCCTCACAGCACgctgggcagccctgcaccCACCAAG CTCAGCGAGGACGTGGCCAGGTGCAGTGAGGGCTGCGTGGCCTGGGTGAATGCGCTGATAGGGCGCATCTTCTGGGACTTCCTTCGGGAGCGATACTGGGCTGAGCAGGTGTCCAGCAAGATCCAGAAAAAGCTGAGCAAGATCAAG CTCCCATATTTCATGAATGAGCTGACACTGACAGAGCTGGACATGGGCACATCCATCCCTTCCATCCTCAGCGCCTCCAAGCCCACCATCAATGACCGAG GTCTCTGGGTGGACATGGAGGTCACCTACAGTGGCTCATTGCAGATGACACTTGAGACAAAGATGAACCTCTgcaagctggggaaggagggtgCTGCAGAGGACAGTGGCCAAGTGGAGCCAAGTGGAGAGGG GACCAAGCCTCGGCTCATCCTACTGGCAGACAGCGATGCAGAGTCATCCAGTGCTGGCTCCTCCGATGAGGAGGACATTGTCACTGCAGAGCCCGCTGGAGCCCCAGGGGAGCGAGTCCCGCCACCTGGCACTGAAGg CCATGTCAGCAGCAACAGCACGGGCCGGAAGATCCTGCGCTTTGTAGATAAGATTGCCAAGTCCAAGTACTTCCAGAAGGCCACGGAAAATGAGTTCATCAAAAAGAAGATCGAGGAAGTTTCCAACACACCACTGCTGCTGATGGTGgaggtgcaggagctggcaggcaCCTTGGCCGTGAATGTGCCGCCGCCACCAACTGACCGTGTCTG GTACAGCTTCCGTGTCCCACcccagctggagctgaaggTGTGCCCAAAGCTGGGTGAGAGGGAGGTAACATTTGTACATGTCACTGAGTGGATTGAGAAGAAGCTGCAGCATGAATTTCAG AAAATTTTGGTGATGCCAAATATGGATGATCTCATCATTCCAATCATGCACTCTGGCCTGAATCCTCAGCCACTCACTGGGGAGCTGCCCAGGGACCTACCAGCCAGGGGAGAGAAGAGGCTCTGA
- the LOC110405950 gene encoding testis-expressed protein 2-like isoform X2 yields the protein MRAMADQAAVAAEASPTLAPSPGSPRHKDINATKSHPASTREDGSGREGSGILFPMEGDTKPLTMLLADVPRGPQPRLGPSKSRTAPSSPSVSPSESRAALLRLREARLEDTKRRLSEAVQEPLSRLSRLMAEESGPAARAKAGGSPGRGESGGRGDGGQRARDWSPWEPTLNCRYEICSYGDVIQVVEVAQRKDEPQEQPPPSALPGGTVPGRALACVALLTYGYLVLPLPPYAAGLCLGLICGLLLGLLAVLLLLLKPPPLPRLRPELLPGSPRGAHSLQGWLNQLHSYDPELYHPSLTHSVLATLDGATLKLSYPKSNIPRQATFAEEILDVAFVSHRCYDMSGAKVSLCPPNLARKRLWNKKYPICILFPERTDTEHRSSDEQGTELPGDEGMRKPQAPGQDIPGDCRERCLYLFGRTGREKEEWYHQFLRACRGTPSSSRGEARPATRPAHVPMSPGKEPAAQSGASSIGGSTEDIPSAIRSKELAGIFQQKMFLDYSTYMAQFVPAEAGSSPDQSPPHSTLGSPAPTKLSEDVARCSEGCVAWVNALIGRIFWDFLRERYWAEQVSSKIQKKLSKIKLPYFMNELTLTELDMGTSIPSILSASKPTINDRGLWVDMEVTYSGSLQMTLETKMNLCKLGKEGAAEDSGQVEPSGEGTKPRLILLADSDAESSSAGSSDEEDIVTAEPAGAPGERVPPPGTEGHVSSNSTGRKILRFVDKIAKSKYFQKATENEFIKKKIEEVSNTPLLLMVEVQELAGTLAVNVPPPPTDRVWYSFRVPPQLELKVCPKLGEREVTFVHVTEWIEKKLQHEFQKILVMPNMDDLIIPIMHSGLNPQPLTGELPRDLPARGEKRL from the exons ATGAGAGCGATGGCAGACCAGGCTGCAGTGGCGGCGGAGGCCTCTCCAACCCTGGCACCATCCCCGGGCTCTCCTCGACACAAGGACATCAATGCGacaaagtcccatccagccaGCACCAGGGAGGATGGCAGTGGCAGGGAGGGCAGCGGTATCCTATTCCCCATGGAGGGGGACACGAAGCCCCTCACCATGCTCCTGGCTGACGTCCCACGAGGCCCCCAACCGCGGCTGGGCCCATCTAAGTCCCGCACGGCCCCGTCCTCCCCCAGCGTGTCCCCATCCGAGAGCCGGGCCGCGCTGCTCCGGCTGCgggaggccaggctggaggacACCAAGAGGCGGCTGTCAGAGGCCGTGCAGGAACCCCTCAGCCGTCTGAGCCGCCTGATGGCTGAGGAAAGCGGCCCTGCAGCCCGGGCAAAGGCAGGGGGCAGCCCGGGGAGAGGAGAATCGGGGGGAAGAGGGGACGGGGGGCAGCGGGCACGGGACTGGAGCCCCTGGGAACCCACCCTGAACTGCCGCTATGAGATCTGTTCCTACGGGGATGTCATCCAGGTGGTGGAGGTGGCACAGCGCAAGGACGAGCCCCAGGAGCAGCCACCGCCATCGGCCCTGCCCGGGGGCACGGTGCCAGGCCGGGCCTTGGCCTGCGTCGCACTGCTCACCTACGGTTACCTGGTGCTGCCGCTGCCGCCCTATGCTGCAGGCCTCTGCCTGGGTCTCATCTGCGGCCTGTTGCTGGGCCTGCTCGCtgtcctgctcctcctgctgaaGCCACCGCCGCTGCCGCGCCTGCGCCCTGAGCTGCTCCCGGGCAGCCCACGGGGAGCCCACAGCCTGCAG ggctggctgaACCAGCTGCACTCCTATGACCCTGAGCTGTACCACCCGTCACTCACACACTCGGTGCTGGCCACGCTGGACGGAGCCACCCTCAAGCTGTCCTACCCCAAAAGCAACATCCCACGCCAGGCCACTTTCGCGGAGGAGATCCTCGATGTCGCCTTCGTCAGCCATCGCTGCTACGATATGAGCGGTGCCAAG GTTTCCCTCTGCCCCCCAAACTTGGCCCGAAAGCGACTGTGGAACAAGAAGTACCCCATCTGCATCCTCTTCCCAGAGCGGACGGACACAGAGCACAGAAGCAGCGATgagcagggcacagagctgccaggggATGAAGGGATGAGGAAGCCACAGGCACCTGGCCAGGACATCCCAGGGGATTGCAGAGAAAGGTGCCTGTACCTCTTTGGGAGgacaggaagggagaaggaggagtGGTACCATCAATTCCTGCGAGCCTGCCGTGGGacccccagcagcagccgcgGTGAAGCCAGGCCAG CCACCAGACCTGcacatgtccccatgtccccaggcaAGGAACCAGCTGCACAGAGTGGTGCCAGCAGTATTGGTGGGAGCACCGAGGACATTCCCTCTGCCATCAGATccaaggagctggctggaaTCTTTCAGCAGAAGATGTTTCTGGATTACAGCACCTACATGGCCCAATTTGTGCCAGcggaggcagggagcagcccagATCAGAGCCCCCCTCACAGCACgctgggcagccctgcaccCACCAAG CTCAGCGAGGACGTGGCCAGGTGCAGTGAGGGCTGCGTGGCCTGGGTGAATGCGCTGATAGGGCGCATCTTCTGGGACTTCCTTCGGGAGCGATACTGGGCTGAGCAGGTGTCCAGCAAGATCCAGAAAAAGCTGAGCAAGATCAAG CTCCCATATTTCATGAATGAGCTGACACTGACAGAGCTGGACATGGGCACATCCATCCCTTCCATCCTCAGCGCCTCCAAGCCCACCATCAATGACCGAG GTCTCTGGGTGGACATGGAGGTCACCTACAGTGGCTCATTGCAGATGACACTTGAGACAAAGATGAACCTCTgcaagctggggaaggagggtgCTGCAGAGGACAGTGGCCAAGTGGAGCCAAGTGGAGAGGG GACCAAGCCTCGGCTCATCCTACTGGCAGACAGCGATGCAGAGTCATCCAGTGCTGGCTCCTCCGATGAGGAGGACATTGTCACTGCAGAGCCCGCTGGAGCCCCAGGGGAGCGAGTCCCGCCACCTGGCACTGAAGg CCATGTCAGCAGCAACAGCACGGGCCGGAAGATCCTGCGCTTTGTAGATAAGATTGCCAAGTCCAAGTACTTCCAGAAGGCCACGGAAAATGAGTTCATCAAAAAGAAGATCGAGGAAGTTTCCAACACACCACTGCTGCTGATGGTGgaggtgcaggagctggcaggcaCCTTGGCCGTGAATGTGCCGCCGCCACCAACTGACCGTGTCTG GTACAGCTTCCGTGTCCCACcccagctggagctgaaggTGTGCCCAAAGCTGGGTGAGAGGGAGGTAACATTTGTACATGTCACTGAGTGGATTGAGAAGAAGCTGCAGCATGAATTTCAG AAAATTTTGGTGATGCCAAATATGGATGATCTCATCATTCCAATCATGCACTCTGGCCTGAATCCTCAGCCACTCACTGGGGAGCTGCCCAGGGACCTACCAGCCAGGGGAGAGAAGAGGCTCTGA
- the RPL3L gene encoding 60S ribosomal protein L3-like isoform X2, whose protein sequence is MGYKAGMTHTLREVHRPGLRISKREEVEAVTIIETPPMVVVGVVGYIDTPKGLRNFKTVFAEHISDECRRRFYKNWHKSKKKAFTKYCKKWQDEDGKKQLEKDFAAMKKYCKVIRVIMHTQMKLLPLRQKKAHVMEIQLNGGTVAEKVDWVRERLEKQISVHSVFSQNEMIDVIGVTKGHGMKGVTSRWHSKKLPRKTHKGLRKVACIGAWHPARVGFSVARAGQKGYHHRTELNKKIFRIGHGIHVEDGKVVKNNASTNYDVTEKTITPLGGFPHYGEVNNDFLMLKGCVVGPKKRVLTLRKSLLVHTRRRAHEAIELKFIDTTSKFGHGCFQTAQEKRAFMGPQKKHLVKAKPGVQEEL, encoded by the exons ATGGGCTACAAAGCTGGCATGACACATACCCTGCGGGAGGTGCACAGGCCTGGGCTCA GGATCTCCAagagggaggaggtggaggctGTGACCATCATTGAGACCCCACCaatggtggtggtgggagtTGTGGGGTACATAGATACTCCAAAGGGCTTGAGGAATTTCAAGACTGTTTTTGCTGAGCACATAAGTGATGAGTGCAGACGGCGTTTCTATAAGAACTG GCACAAGAGCAAGAAGAAGGCTTTCACCAAGTACTGCAAAAAATGGCAGGATGAGGACGGCAAGAAGCAGCTGGAGAAAGACTTTGCGGCTATGAAAAAGTACTGCAAGGTCATTCGTGTCATCATGCACACACAG ATGAAGCTGCTTCCGCTGAGGCAAAAGAAAGCCCATGTGATGGAGATTCAGCTGAATGGTGGGACAGTGGCTGAGAAGGTTGACTGGGTCCGTGAGAGGCTGGAGAAGCAGATCTCTGTGCACAGCGTCTTCAGCCAGAACGAGATGATTGATGTCATTGGTGTGACCAAGGGGCATGGGATGAAAG GAGTGACAAGCCGTTGGCACTCCAAGAAGCTCCCCAGGAAGACACACAAGGGCTTGCGCAAAGTTGCCTGCATTGGAGCCTGGCACCCAGCGCGGGTCGGCTTCTCCGTTGCTCGGGCTGGCCAGAAGGGCTACCACCACCGCACGGAGCTCAACAAGAAG aTTTTCCGCATTGGCCATGGGATCCATGTGGAAGATGGCAAAGTGGTGAAGAACAACGCCTCAACGAACTACGATGTCACGGAGAAGACCATTACACCTCTG gGTGGCTTTCCTCACTATGGAGAGGTCAACAATGACTTCCTCATGCTGAAGGGCTGCGTCGTGGGCCCGAAGAAGCGTGTGCTCACTCTGCGAAAG tcccTTCTGGTGCACACACGCCGCCGAGCTCATGAAGCTATTGAACTCAAATTCATTGATACCACTTCCAAATTTGGCCACGGCTGCTTCCAGACAGCTCAGGAGAAGCGTGCATTCATG GGCCCTCAGAAAAAACACCTGGTGAAAGCGAAGCCAGGTGTGCAAGAAGAGCTGTAA
- the RPL3L gene encoding 60S ribosomal protein L3-like isoform X1 produces MAAGLGSHRKFSAPRHGHLGFLPHKRSRRHRGKVKTWPKDDPSKPIHLTAFMGYKAGMTHTLREVHRPGLRISKREEVEAVTIIETPPMVVVGVVGYIDTPKGLRNFKTVFAEHISDECRRRFYKNWHKSKKKAFTKYCKKWQDEDGKKQLEKDFAAMKKYCKVIRVIMHTQMKLLPLRQKKAHVMEIQLNGGTVAEKVDWVRERLEKQISVHSVFSQNEMIDVIGVTKGHGMKGVTSRWHSKKLPRKTHKGLRKVACIGAWHPARVGFSVARAGQKGYHHRTELNKKIFRIGHGIHVEDGKVVKNNASTNYDVTEKTITPLGGFPHYGEVNNDFLMLKGCVVGPKKRVLTLRKSLLVHTRRRAHEAIELKFIDTTSKFGHGCFQTAQEKRAFMGPQKKHLVKAKPGVQEEL; encoded by the exons ATGGCGGCTGGACTAGGG tCCCACCGCAAGTTCTCTGCGCCTCGGCATGGCCACTTGGGCTTCCTACCCCACAAGAGAAGCCGTCGCCACCGAGGGAAGGTGAAGACCTGGCCTAAGGATGACCCCAGCAAACCAATCCACCTGACGGCTTTCATGGGCTACAAAGCTGGCATGACACATACCCTGCGGGAGGTGCACAGGCCTGGGCTCA GGATCTCCAagagggaggaggtggaggctGTGACCATCATTGAGACCCCACCaatggtggtggtgggagtTGTGGGGTACATAGATACTCCAAAGGGCTTGAGGAATTTCAAGACTGTTTTTGCTGAGCACATAAGTGATGAGTGCAGACGGCGTTTCTATAAGAACTG GCACAAGAGCAAGAAGAAGGCTTTCACCAAGTACTGCAAAAAATGGCAGGATGAGGACGGCAAGAAGCAGCTGGAGAAAGACTTTGCGGCTATGAAAAAGTACTGCAAGGTCATTCGTGTCATCATGCACACACAG ATGAAGCTGCTTCCGCTGAGGCAAAAGAAAGCCCATGTGATGGAGATTCAGCTGAATGGTGGGACAGTGGCTGAGAAGGTTGACTGGGTCCGTGAGAGGCTGGAGAAGCAGATCTCTGTGCACAGCGTCTTCAGCCAGAACGAGATGATTGATGTCATTGGTGTGACCAAGGGGCATGGGATGAAAG GAGTGACAAGCCGTTGGCACTCCAAGAAGCTCCCCAGGAAGACACACAAGGGCTTGCGCAAAGTTGCCTGCATTGGAGCCTGGCACCCAGCGCGGGTCGGCTTCTCCGTTGCTCGGGCTGGCCAGAAGGGCTACCACCACCGCACGGAGCTCAACAAGAAG aTTTTCCGCATTGGCCATGGGATCCATGTGGAAGATGGCAAAGTGGTGAAGAACAACGCCTCAACGAACTACGATGTCACGGAGAAGACCATTACACCTCTG gGTGGCTTTCCTCACTATGGAGAGGTCAACAATGACTTCCTCATGCTGAAGGGCTGCGTCGTGGGCCCGAAGAAGCGTGTGCTCACTCTGCGAAAG tcccTTCTGGTGCACACACGCCGCCGAGCTCATGAAGCTATTGAACTCAAATTCATTGATACCACTTCCAAATTTGGCCACGGCTGCTTCCAGACAGCTCAGGAGAAGCGTGCATTCATG GGCCCTCAGAAAAAACACCTGGTGAAAGCGAAGCCAGGTGTGCAAGAAGAGCTGTAA